Proteins co-encoded in one Medicago truncatula cultivar Jemalong A17 chromosome 8, MtrunA17r5.0-ANR, whole genome shotgun sequence genomic window:
- the LOC11440056 gene encoding phosphatidylinositol 4-phosphate 5-kinase 8 translates to MLYSDEGVYIGNIKDGLAHGKRKYTWSDGSIYVGDWVDGDKTGKGLFIQPSGDKYEGEFFGNRRHGNGTQTYKNGGSYVGNWKNDKKDGRGIETLANGDVFNGCWSNDFVYGYGVFRFANGDVYTGNWTCSDVFDGCRSIALIHGFGVYRYANVGVYIGIWKKHERDGLGIMSWDTGDVFYGCWSNGLAHGYGVYRSANGDVSIGNWKTWKMDDGRAIFDWANGDVFDGCMSNGLRHGFGVYRFANGDVYIGNWKKDKMDGTGIMSWVVGDVFDGCWSNGLIHGYGVYRYANGDVDIGNFRSKLLHDNGKYTHSNGTIYEGDWVDKKVTEKGLKIWTLQNSHGSTSLQISNKGQSEVSSLSPLVIKREYMQGVLIVEKIRPYSEVTHNNNNNNNNNNKKQGAFSAKKAKKSSCIWAILKTIKAII, encoded by the coding sequence ATGTTGTATTCAGATGAGGGTGTTTACATTGGTAACATCAAGGATGGACTTGCTCATGGCAAAAGAAAGTACACATGGTCAGATGGATCAATATATGTGGGTGATTGGGTTGATGGAGATAAGACAGGGAAAGGATTGTTCATACAGCCATCAGGAGACAAGTATGAGGGTGAATTCTTTGGGAATCGCCGTCATGGCAATGGCACCCAAACTTATAAGAATGGAGGTAGCTACGTTGGAAATtggaaaaatgataaaaaagatgGAAGAGGGATTGAGACTTTGGCTAATGGTGATGTTTTTAATGGTTGTTGGTCAAATGACTTTGTATATGGATATGGAGTTTTTAGATTTGCAAATGGTGACGTCTACACTGGAAATTGGACTTGTAGTGATGTTTTTGATGGTTGTCGATCAATTGCGCTTATACATGGATTTGGAGTTTATAGATATGCAAATGTGGGTGTCTATATCGGAATTTGGAAAAAACATGAAAGGGATGGATTAGGGATTATGAGTTGGGATACTGGAGATGTCTTCTATGGTTGTTGGTCAAATGGACTTGCACATGGATATGGAGTTTATAGATCCGCAAATGGGGATGTCTCCATTGGAAATTGGAAAACATGGAAAATGGATGATGGGAGAGCGATTTTCGATTGGGCTAATGGTGATGTTTTTGATGGTTGTATGTCAAATGGACTTAGACATGGATTTGGAGTTTATAGATTTGCAAATGGGGATGTCTACATCGGAAATTGGAAAAAAGACAAAATGGATGGAACAGGGATTATGAGTTGGGTTGTTGGTGATGTCTTCGATGGTTGTTGGTCAAATGGACTTATACATGGATATGGAGTTTATAGATATGCTAACGGGGATGTCGATATTGGTAACTTCAGGAGTAAACTTCTCCATGACAATGGAAAATACACACACTCAAATGGAACAATATACGAGGGTGATTGGGTTGATAAAAAAGTGACAGAGAAAGGTCTGAAGATATGGACCCTTCAAAATTCTCATGGTTCCACTTCATTGCAGATTTCAAATAAAGGTCAGTCTGAGGTATCTAGTCTGAGCCCTTTGGTTATCAAAAGGGAATATATGCAAGGAGTtttaattgtggagaaaatCAGACCGTATTCAGAAGtaacacataataataataataataataataataacaacaaaaaacaggGTGCATTTAGTGCGAAGAAAGCAAAGAAGAGTTCGTGCATATGGGCAATTTTGAAGACCATCAAAGCTATTATATGA